GCCGACTAGCACTGGTTTCTCCCTGATCGGATCAGCCACTTCCCCATAGAGCAACTCCCTGACCGCCTCCACCGCGAAGCCAAAACCCATGCCCGCTGCATCTTCACCCGCAGGGCTAAAGCGGCCCACCAAGGCGTCATAACGGCCGCCACTGGCGATCTCTAGGGGGGCCTCTGCCCCTTGGCACACCAACTTGAACACCAGTCCGTCATAGAGATCGAAATGGGGCTGGAAACTGGGATCCAATTGCACCGACACCCCCAGTCTTCCTGCTGCAGGGGCCAGCAGGGCCAGGCTGAATTCCAGTTGATCAATTATTTGGTTGGGGCCAATCGCCTGCTTCAACTGCCCGATCACGGCTTCCGGTGTTCCCCTCAGACGCATCAAGGAAGTCAGCAGTCTTTGCTCGCCCTCTGATTCAGCCAGTTGGGTAAGGGCGAGGCTGTCAAAATTTGTAAGGGCTGAGCGGGCCGCCGATCGCTTCTCCTCCGGCAATTGGCCCAACAGGGCGGCCAGCAGGCCATGGTGACCAACCAGCAGGGTGGGACGGTGCTCTGGCCTTAGCCCCAACTGGCCAGCAGCTGCCAGCAGTAGGCGCAGTAGCTCCCCATCGGCGGCCGCAGAACCAATCCCCAGCAACTCAACCCCGCTCTGGAGTTGTTCACTGATCCGCTTACTACCGCTTTCGGTGGTACTGGTGCGAAAGATGGGGCCCATGGCCCAGAGGCGCAGGGGTCTGGGCCACTGGGCCATGCGGGTGCTGGCGGCCCTGGCAATCGAGGCCGTCAGCTCTGGTCTCAAACCAAGCGGTTCATCACTGGAAAGACGCACCACCTCCCGGCCATCGATGGCGCCCCCAGCCTGGAGGGTTTCCAGCTTTTCAAAGGAGGGTGGAGCCACCTCCTGGTAGCCCCAAAGGCGATACACATTTGCCAGTTGTTCGGCAATGCGCCGATTCAGCTCCACATCCCTGGGGTTGAGATCCTTTGCACCGGCTGCGGGTTGCAGAGCCATTGGCAGCAGTACTAAGTAGGGGTGGTGTGGACCAATCCTATGAATCCAGCTCCGCAGCCCCGTAGCTGGAACCCTGCAGGGGCTTGCAGGCGGCCAGTCCAGCCACAATCTTTGGCTGCAGGAGCCTGCCGCAAGCAATCAGGCGACCTTCCGCCAGGCGCATTTCAGAGCCTGAGTAGCTGGAAACCACCCCTCCAGCCTGCTCCACAAGAACAACCCCTGCGGCCAAATCCCAGGGCGACAGGCCCCGCTCCCAATAGCCATCCATGCGACCGGCGGCCACAAAGGCCAAATCCACGGCGGCGGCACCGGCGCGGCGTACCCCATGGCTGCGATGGGTGAAGTAGGCAAATTCGGCGTAGTTGTTGTCTAGCCGGCTGCGGCGGTCGTAGGCAAAGCCCGTGGCCAGTAGGGCATCGCCCAACTGGTGACAGTCGCTGACTGCCAGCCGCTGGTCGTTGCACCAGGATCCCAGGCCCGGGGCCGCCCAAAACAATTCGGCCATTGCGGGAACCGCCAGGGCACCCAGCAGGGGCAGTCCGCCCCAGGTGAGGCCAATTGAGGTGCCAAAGAATGGAAAGCCGTGGGCGTAGTTGGTGGTGCCATCGAGGGGGTCAATGCACCATTCGAAGGGGCTGTCCTTGGGCCTCCTGCCACTCTCCTCAGCGAGGATCCCAAATTCAGGGGTCTCAGCCTGCAAAAAAGCCAGGACGGCAGCCTCAGCAGCGTGATCCGCCTCGGTGACCAGATCGCCGGCTACGCCCTTCTCCCGCACCTGGATTAACCGGCCAAAGTGGCGGCTTAGCTGCTCACCACCGAGCTCTGCAGCCTGGCGGGCGATATTCACGAGCCTCAGGATCTCAGCCTCCGGCAGGCCGGCTTCCCGGGCGGCCCGGTCACTGAGCCTCTCTGCCACATCCAGATTTTCCGTGGGATCAGCCATCACTCCTCATCAAGGGGTAGCCCAGGCCGGACTGGGCCCCGGCCAAAAAATTGGCCGAATTGCAATTCATAGACCTCATCCTCGTCCTGGGTCTCCACCACCAGGGGCCCCGTTGCCCTGGCAACGCACAGCAGGCCATAGCCCTTGGCGCGCAGGTCCCGGGAGAGGCCCAGTGCCTCGCGGCTGTCAATCTCCCCCTCCAGCACCCGAACTGCACAGGCGGTGCAACAGCCATTGCGACAACTGAATGGCAGGGGATCTCCCTGGTTTTCAAAACTGCGCAGGATGTACTCGCCATCTGCCACGTCGTGGCTAATCACACGACCCGTCTGCCGCCAATGGATCGTGATCGGGTGATAGGGCTTCATGCTGCTAGATTCGCATCTGCCCCATTTTGCCCCTGGAGAGGTGGCCGAGTGGTTGAAGGCGCAGCACTGGAAATGCTGTATAGGGGCAACTTTATCGAGGGTTCGAATCCCTCCCTCTCCGTTATTAAAAAGCCGGCTAATCAGCCGGCTTTTTTTGTCCTTTTAGGCCCTCCTGCGATTAACCAAAGCGACCGCTTACATAGTCTTGGGTTGACTTCTGGGCCGGAGCATTGAAGATTCGTTCGGTGGGTGCGTATTCCACCAGGTAGCCCACCTTGCCACTGCCCCCTTCGACTACCTCAGCGTTAAAAAAGGCAGTGTTGTCTGATACTCGAACTGCCTGCTGCATATTGTGGGTAACAATAATGATTGTGTAGCTGCGCTTCAGTTCATGCATCGTTTCCTCGATCTTTAATGTTGAGATCGGATCAAGGGCCGAGCAGGGTTCATCCATCAGGATCACCTCCGGTTCGGTGGCGATTGCCCTAGCAATACACAGCCGCTGTTGCTGGCCTCCCGAAAGGGCCAGGCCACTTTCCTTAAGTTTGTCCTTGCATTCATCCCAGACGGCTGCCTTGCGCAGGGAGCGCTCGACCAGCTCATCCATGTCACCCTTGTAACCGTTTATGCGAGCACCGAAGGCAATATTTTCGTAGATGGTCTTAGGGAAGGGGTTGGGCTTCTGAAAGACCATGCCGATGCGACGGCGCACCTCCACGGGGTCGACGCGGGGATCGTAGAGATCATTGCCATCGAAAATCACCCGGCCCTTGAGTGTGCAACCGGGAATTAAATCGTTCATACGGTTAAGGCCCCGCAGCACCGTCGACTTGCCACAGCCTGACGGGCCAATAAATGCGGTCACCTCGCCGTAGGGGATGTCCATGTAAACCCCTTTAACAGCCTCAAACTTGCCGTAGGAGATGCTTACATTCTCCAGGGCCATGCAAACAGATTTGCTTGGATTTGAATCGAGTTTCGAAGAGGTTGTCATGGTATTGGTTGGTTGGGGTGCGGATTGGTAGTGAAGGAAAAGGAGGAAGGAGGTTGGTGAAATGGGGCAGAAAGGCAGGTCCTAATGACTTAGGTTTTAGCCATTTTTGATATCCAGCGGGAAAGTAAATTTGCTCCGAGTATCATCACAACCAATACAAAGCTGGCTGCCCATGCCAGGGCATTTTGGTACTCGTAGGGCATGATTGCAAAGTTATAAATCAACACAGACATTGTCGCGATTGGGTTAAATATACCATCTGGCCAATAGGGGGAAAATAGTGTAGTGAAAATCAACGGTGCTGTTTCCCCCGCTGCCCTAGCCACCGCTAGAACCACCCCGGTTGCAATTGGTGTAAAGGCAGCTGGCAGGGTGATTCTGGTAATAGTTACAAATTTTGAGGCCCCTACCCCGTAGGCTCCCCAGCGCAACTCCTGGGGGACAAGCCTCAGCCCTTCGTCGGTTGTTTTTATGATGGTTGGCAGCATCAACACCGAAAGGGCAATACCCCCGGCCATGGCACTAAAGCTCTGGTCAAAGAAGAGCTTTGTTACCACCACAAGGCCATAAATAAATACGCCAGCAATGATCGAGGGCACGCCAGCCAGTACATCGTTGCCAAAACGAATAAAGTTTGCAAACCAGCCACCCCTCGAGTATTCGCTCAGAAATATTCCCCCACCTATGCCCACCGGCAGGGCGATGCAGGTGGCAATGGCGCTAACAATCAAAGTACCCAAAATCGCATTGCCAATTCCTCCACCAGTCAAGCCAAGCTCAGGAGGCAGTTCAAGGAAAAGGGAAGGGCGAATCATTGATCCTCCCTTTACAAGCACGTAACCCAATACTAGAAATAGGGGCAATACAGCGATCGCCGCAAAAGTGGCAGCAATTGCTGTCAACAGTTCGTTTAACCTGTTGCGCTTGAGGTTTGGGTCGAAGAATAGGGACCTTCGGTCAAAAAGGTCCGAATTTGCGTAACTAATGTTAGTGCTGGATGTCATTGTGGTATCTCGTTAGTTTCAGTAGCGCAGGCTTAGGCGTCGAACGATCCACTGGGCCGCCACATTCACCACGAATGTGAGCAGCATCAGGATTAAGGCCGCATACATGAGCGCCGAAACCTGGATGCCATCCGCCTCCCCAAATTGGTTTGCAAGCATCGAGGCAATGGTGTTGCCAGGAGCCAGCAGCGAAATGTTGAAGCTGAGGGAATTGCCGATGATCATGGTCACGGCCATCGTTTCCCCCATGGCCCGGCCCAGGGAAAGCATCACCCCGCCAATAATTGCTGATATAGCCGCAGGCAGGATCACGTTGAAGATGGCCCCCCAACGGGTAGATCCGATCCCGTAGGCCCCCTGCCTCAGCTCAATCGGCACCTGGTTTAGGGCGTCACGGGATATGGCTGTGATTATTGGCAGCACCATCACCACCAAAATCAAAATCGCCGGCGCCATGCCCGGGCCCTGGGGGACCGTTGAAAAGAGTGGAGACCAACCAAGCACGTTGTGGAGCATGTTCAGGACAGGCCTGATTGCGGGCTCCATCACGAAGATGGCCCAGAGCCCAAGCACCACCGATGGCAGGGCTGCCAGGAGTTCGACCATCAGGCCGATGGCCTCCCTGATGCGTGTGGGGACCAGGTCCTCGGTGATGAAGATCGCCGTGCCTACTCCCAGGGGCACTGCGATTACGAGGGCAAGTAATGACGAAACCAGGGTGCCGTAGATCGCCACTAGGGCGCCGTAGCGGTCGTTAACGGGGTCCCAGTCGGAGGTGGTCAGGAAATTGAGGCCAAATTGGGCAATCGCTTCCCTTGCCTGGCCAAATACCGTTAGGAATATGCCTAAAAGCACCAGGGCAACGCCTGAGGCAAGGGCAAGGCTGAGTTGGCTGAAGCCAATGTCGACCAGTTTTTCACTGGGTGGGCGGCGACGCAGGGTGAACGCCTCGGCGTTCACGTCATTACTGAAATCCGGCTTCATGCAAGGGGATTTGGCTTCGGATTTGTTGGAGAGGGGCTGGGCTGGAGGCCACAGCTGACTCCATGAATTTACGAACCCCGTCGCCGGAGGCGCATTAACCCGTGTTTAACGGCTGGGGACCGGTATTTTTAAGGATCAACAGCCTGTTTGATGGGGCGACGGCGTTCATGGGTCGAATAGTTGGAATCGACCTGGGTACCACCAATTCAGTGGTGGCTGTCTTGGAGGGGGGGCGCCCCCAGGTAATTGCCAGTGCGGAGGGGGGGCGCACCACCCCATCCGTGGTGGGCTTCAGCCGTGACCAGGAACTGTTGGTCGGCCAATTGGCCCGCCGCCAGCTGGTGCTGAATCCCCGCAATACCTTCGCGAACCTCAAGCGCTACGTCGGTCGTCAGTGGGATGAACTCGAGGACAGCAGCCTGGGGGTTCCCTACACGGTTCGGGCCAACGACCAGGGCAACGTGCGGGTGGTTTGCCCAATCACAGAAAGGGAATACGCCCCGGAGGAATTGGTGGCGAGCATCCTGCGAAAGCTTGTGGATGACGCCAGTACCTACCTGGGGGAGCCTGTGGAGGCTGCAGTTATTACCGTGCCGGCCTATTTCAACGATGCCCAGCGCCAGGCCACCCGCGATGCAGGCCGCCTGGCTGGCCTTGAGGTCGAACGCATTCTCAACGAACCCACTGCAGCAGCCCTGGCCTATGGCTTCGATCGCAGCAGCGTTAAGCGGGTTCTGGTCTTCGACCTGGGCGGCGGAACCTTCGACGTCTCGGTGATGCGCATTGCCCAGGGCGTTTTTGATGTCAAGGCAACCAGCGGCGACACCCAATTAGGTGGCAACGACTGGGACCGTCGCATCGTCGACTGGCTGGCCGATGCTTTTCAAAAGGAACACACCATTGATCTTCGCCGCGATCGCCAGGCCCTGCAGCGACTAACCGAAGCTGCCGAAAAGGCCAAGCAGGAGCTTTCTGGGGTGCAGAGCACACCCATCTCGCTCCCCTTTATTGGCACCGGTCCCGACGGGCCTCTGCACATTGAAACCAGCTTGGAGCGGCGCACCTTTGAGGGCCTCTGCCCCGATCTCCTGGACCGGCTGCTTCGACCTGTGCAGAGGGCCCTCAGGGATTCAGGTTTTGCTGCCGAGGACATCGACGATGTGGTGTTGGTGGGGGGCGGTAGCCGGATGCCGATGGTTCAGGACATGGTCCGCACCCTGATACCCCTTGAGCCCTGCCAATCGGTCAATCCCGATGAGGTGGTGGCGATTGGCGCCGCCGTTCAGGCGGGGATCCTCACCGGCGAACTGCGGGATCTGATGCTCAACGACGTCACACCGCTGTCGCTGGGCCTCGAGACCATTGGTGGGGTGATGAAAGTGCTCATCCCCCGCAACACCCCAATTCCGGTGCGCAAAAGCGACCTGTTCAGCACCTCCGAGGCCAACCAAAACTCAGTCGAGGTCCATGTGCTCCAGGGTGAGCGCCAGATGAGAGATGGCAATAAATCCCTGGGTCGCTTCCGGCTATCGGGCATACCTCCGGCCCCCAGGGGCGTGCCCCAGGTGCAGGTTTCCTTCGATATCGATGCCAACGGTCTGCTGCAGGTATCGGCCACCGATCGCACCACCGGTCGCCAGCAGAGCGTCACGATCCAGGGGGGCTCAAACCTCAGCGAGGAGGAAATCGCCCAATTACTGGCGGAGGCTGAACTGAAGGCCAGTGAGGATCGCCGCAAACGCCGTGAAATTGATCGACAAAACCGTGCCCAAACCCTGATTGCCCAGGCGGAAAGACGCCTTCGCGACGCCTCCCTGGAGTTGGGGCCCTATGGGGCTGAACGCCAGCAGCGCGCTGTGGAGTTGGCGGTGCGTGAGGTGCAGGATCTATTGGCAGTTACTGCTGGCAGAGCCACTGGTGGTGATGAGGCTGCCGTGGCCGACCTGGAACTTGCCGTCAGCCAATTGCAGGAGGCCCTGTTTGGCTTAAATCGCAAGCTGCTCAATGAAAGACGTTCCGAGCAAGGCCCCCTGCAGGGTTTGAAAAACACCCTCGGCTCCTTGAAGGATGAGTTGTTTTCCGATGACGACTTCGATGACTGGAATCGCGATGACTGGAATCGGGACAGCTGGAATCGGGATGGCCTAAGCAGAGGCGCCAGTGACCCCTGGTCGCGCCCCCCATCAAGGCCCGAGCGCTATGAACAGGACAGATATCAGCAGGACAGATTCCAGCCGGACAGGTACCAGGAGAGGAGTTATCCCGAAAAAAGGTTTGAGCGGCAGCAGCCTCGCCGCGAGGCCGATCCCTGGGGTGATGGTTGACGCCCGTGGTCCAGCAAGTTCCCGCAACTGAGGATTACTGGTCCGTTCTTGGCCTCAGGCCAGGTTCAGATGGCTCAAGCCTCAAGCGGGCTTTCCGCAACCAGGCGCGACGCTGGCACCCGGATCTCAATGGCAATGATCCCCGGGCTGAGGAGCAGTTCAAGCTGGTCAATGAGGCCTATGCCGTGCTTTCGGACCCGGCCAGGCGCGATGCCTGGGAAGCGGGGCTCAATTTTGATGAGGCAGGGCCGGAGGGGGGTGGCGATCCCTTTGCTAGGGGCTTTCCCGATTTCGACGACTACCTAGACCAATTATTTGGCGAGCGGCGCCGCCGGACCCGGGAGCCGGAACAACAGGTCTACCCAGTTGATCCCCCCGGTGAGGTTTCCGCTTCCCCGCCACCACCACCGCCTGTCCAGGCCACCACTGACCTGGAAACCCTGGTGGAACTCAGCCCAGAGCAGGCCCTGCAGGGCGCAAGTCTTGAGATTGAGCTCCAGGACGGTACGGCGGTTGAGGTGAAAACCCCTGCCATGGCCGGCGATGGTTGGCGCCTACGGCTGGCAGGGGTTACCCCCGGCGGTGGCGACCATTTCCTGCACCTGCGGGTGTGCACTCCGGATGGCCTGCGGGTGGATGGCCTGCGGGTTCTGCTGAGCCTTGACCTGAGCCCCGCCGAGGCGGCCCTGGGTTGTGCCGTGGTGGTTCCCACGCTGAGGGGGCCAGTCAAACTGACGGTGCCAGCTGGATCCTCGAGTGGTCGGCTGCTGCGTTTGCGGGGGCGCGGCATGGAATGGGGGGGGCAGCGGGGCGACCAATTGGTGGAGGTGCGCATCGTGGTTCCCGAGGAGCTGGGGGAGGCTGAAGCTGCCCTGTACCAGCGCCTCGGACAGCTGGCCCGCGGGCCGGAGCATCGCCAGTGAGAGACTGGCAACTTCTGCCGTAGTAGTGCTCTCGATGGCGGTATTTGTGCTTCTTTTCGACGCCGGCAGCGACCAGGAAGGCATCCACTCCCTTGAGCTAAACGGCCGCACCGTGGTGCTGTTGTTTGAGGAGAGGGACGACGCAGACCGCTACGCAGGGCTGCTGGAAGCCCAGGATTTTCCCGTGCCCACTGTTGAACCCCTTGACCGGGAGGAGATGGAGCTTTTCTGCAGTGAAGCCGGCTATGAGGCGCGCCTTGTAACTAAGGGTTTTCTGCCCGAAACGGCAGAGGATCGCCTGCTAATTGCCCCCCCCGAGCGAAATATGGATGTCGCCAAGTGGCAGGAGGAGAACCAATTACAGGAGACGAACCAAGCCCAGGAGCTGGATCGCCAGGGGGAACAGGATTCAGAACTGGAGGCCTTCCGTCGCAAGCTTGAGGGTTTGCTTTGAGCGAGATCAATAGGGGCCATCTGCTCACCGAGCAGGCCAATCCCGCCAGCGAAAACCTCTGCCAACTCTCTAGCCAGGAGCTCGTAGAGCTGTTCTGTGAAAACGAGCTGGAACCCCAGCGGGCCCTGGCGGCGGCGGCGGCACCCCTGGCTGCAGCGGTGGAGGCCATTTCTGCCCGGCTGGCCTCGGGAGGAAGGCTGTTTTATTTGGGTGCCGGCACCTCCGGGCGCCTCGGCGTGCTGGATGCGGCCGAATGCCCGCCCACCTTTTGCACCCCACCGGAGCTGGTGCAGGGGGTCCTGGCCGGGGGCGCAGCTGCCCTGCTGCGTAGTTCGGAGGGCCTGGAGGATATCGAGGCGGCCGGCCGAGATGATTTGCTGGCTAGGGGGTTTGGGCCTGGGGACTGCCTGGTGGGCATAGCGGCTGGAGGCACCACCCCCTACGTGCTGGGTGGTCTGAGCCATGCAAAGGCCATCGGCGCCCTGGCCATTGCCATGGCCTGCGTTCCCAGGGATCAGGTGGCCATGCCCTCAGACATCGACATACGCCTACTTACCGGGCCCGAATTGCTGGCCGGATCCACCCGCCTTAAGGCTGGTACGGCAACAAAAATGGCCCTTAACCTGATCTCCACCTCAGTGATGGTGCGGCTGGGCAAGGTCCATGGCAACCGGATGGTGGATGTGGCGGTGACCAATGCCAAGCTCGAGGATCGGGCCCTGCGCATTCTCAGTGATCTTTCCGGGGTTGATCGGATTGAGGGGCGCCAGCTGCTCGAGCAAAGCTCCGGTTCGGTCAAATTGGCCCTGGTGATTGCCCTTACGGGCCTAGATGCTCAGCAGGCCCAGAAGCACCTAGATCGCCATGGCCCCAGCCTGCGCAAGGTGCTGCAGGCCCCAACTCAGCCCCCTGGTCCCCAGTAGGGGCTTGTGAACAGGCTGACCCTCCGACGGGTGGCGCGGGGTACCTGCTCCTTAGGGGTCATCAGGGCGTGGCGAAGGGCATGGTGGGCCGTGCTGGGCGGCCGGTGAACGGCTAGGCGCTCGGCGGCAAGACGGACGATGCGCTGGGCCAGGGCCGCATTGGCCCTCAGGTTTTCGATAACCATTTCCACCGAAACGCTGGCGTGCTCCTGGTGCCAGCAGTCGTAATCGGTGGCCATCGCCAGGGTGGTGTAAGCAATTTCGGCTTCCCTGGCAAGACGCGCCTCGGTGTGGTTGGTCATGCCAATCACTGAACAGCCCCAACTGCGATAGAGCTCGGATTCAGCCCTGGTGGAGAAGGCAGGACCTTCCATGCAGAGATAGGCGCCGCCACGGTGCAATTGGTGGCCCTCGGGCATCAGGCTGTCGCCCACATCGGAAATTAGGCGGCTGAGCACAGGGCAAAAGGGATCGGCAAAGCCCACATGGGCCACCAGACCATCGCCAAAAAGGGTGAGGGGGCGGGCGTGGGTGCGGTCGACGAATTGATCGGGCACGACCATGTCGAGGGGCCGCACATGCTCCTGAAGGGAGCCAACGGCCGACACCGAGAAGATCCATCGCACCCCCAGGGAACGCAGGGCCCAGATGTTTGCCCGGTAGGGCACCTCAGTGGGGGTATAGCTGTGGTGGGGGCCATGGCGGGCCAAAAAGACCACCTCCAGGTTGCCGATGCGGCCAACCCGCAGGCTGCAGGAGGGTTTGCCATAGGGGGTTTTCAGCTTGATCTTGCGCACGTCCTCCAGGCCCTCCATGCCATAGAGACCGCTGCCACCGATGACGCCTAGGCGCGCCTGACCCAAATCCAGGCCGGCCAAGCCGCTTTCAATTGAGGCCATACGCGCTACTGCCCTATCCAATGCCCCATTTAAGAACTCAGACCGCCACGGCCGCATAAAATTGGCGTTTAAGGCCCGCCTTCGATGACCAAAGCTTTGATGGAAACAGATGCCGGCAGCATCTCAATCGAGTTGTTTGAGGCCGAGGCCCCCGGCACCGTTGCCAATTTTGTGAAATTGGCCGAATCCGGCTTTTACGACGGTCTGGCCTTCCACCGGGTTATCGACGGTTTCATGGCCCAGGGCGGCTGCCCAAATAGCCGCGATGGCTCCGGTGGCATGGCAGGTACCGGTGGCCCTGGCTACACGATTAATTGTGAGATCAATTCCAACAAGCACCAGGCCGGCAGTTTGTCGATGGCCCACGCCGGCAAAAACACCGGCGGCTCCCAGTTCTTCCTGTGCCATGGCGCCCAACCCCACCTCGATGGGGTCCACACGGTGTTTGGTCAGACTGGAGACCTAGAGGTGGTTCTTGCCATCAAGAAGGGCACCAAGATCAATAAATTGACTATTCAGAAGTAGCGCTCCAGCGCACAAAGGCCCCCGGCTCCATTTGGAGCTCGGGGGATTCTTTTGCAGACCACTCCGCCAGGCCCCGCTGATCAGGTTCCAGGGAAACACTGGGATGGCTACTCCTTTGCCGGTCTGGAGTGAGTAGCAGGCTCAGTTGCTCCGTTTCGGGCCAGGCGGCCATGGCCTTCAGCATTTCCCGCAATAGGTCCAGCAGCTGGCTGGGTTCCTGGTTTGCCCCAGGATTGAGCAGAAGGGCCAGGCCAGGTTGGTTCAGTAGGGCCAGCAACCTGGGATGCTCCTCCCTTTCCAGGTCAAATCCCTTGGCACTGGCAGTTGCTATCAACTGGTCGATGCGGCCTGCGATGGTTAATCCATCAGCCTTCCCTTGCCAGGCCACAACCGCATTGGGGCCATCCATAAGGTGCCCCAGTTTGGTGCGTTTGGTCTGCAGATAATCGGCGTTGTGTTGGCCGGGATTCATCACCAGGGGTACCCGGTCTTCAACCTGAAGGCCGTAACCGCCAAGGCCCGCAATCTTGCGGGGGTTGTTGGTGATCAGGTGGAGCCTGTGGACACCTAGATCACTGAGGATTTGGGCCCCCACCCCGTAATTGCGCAGATCGGCGGCAAAACCCAAGCGCTCGTTGGCCTCCACCGTGTCCAGGCCAGTGTCTTGAAGGGAGTAGGCCTTGAGCTTGTTGATCAGGCCAATGCCCCGACCCTCCTGGCGCAAATAGACCACCACCCCCTCTCCCGCTGTCTCCACCATCTTCAGGGCAGCCTCCAGTTGGGGACGGCAATCACAGCGCAGGGAACCGAAGGCATCGCCCGTGAGGCATTCGGAATGGACCCTCACCAGCACAGGGCCAGTGGCCTTTTCGGGGTGGCCCTTGACGATGGCGATGTGCTCACTGCCATCCAACTCATTGCGGTAGCCAATGGCGCGAAAGCTGCCGAAGGCGCTGGGTAGCTCCGCCTCCGCCTGGCGGCGCACAAACCGCTCCGTATCAAGCCGGTAGCTGATTAGGTCGGCAATGTTGATCAGCCTTAGGCCATGGCGCCTGGCGTACTCCCCTAGTTGGGGCAGCCTGGCCATC
This genomic interval from Cyanobium sp. WAJ14-Wanaka contains the following:
- a CDS encoding ATP phosphoribosyltransferase regulatory subunit; its protein translation is MALQPAAGAKDLNPRDVELNRRIAEQLANVYRLWGYQEVAPPSFEKLETLQAGGAIDGREVVRLSSDEPLGLRPELTASIARAASTRMAQWPRPLRLWAMGPIFRTSTTESGSKRISEQLQSGVELLGIGSAAADGELLRLLLAAAGQLGLRPEHRPTLLVGHHGLLAALLGQLPEEKRSAARSALTNFDSLALTQLAESEGEQRLLTSLMRLRGTPEAVIGQLKQAIGPNQIIDQLEFSLALLAPAAGRLGVSVQLDPSFQPHFDLYDGLVFKLVCQGAEAPLEIASGGRYDALVGRFSPAGEDAAGMGFGFAVEAVRELLYGEVADPIREKPVLVGYGPTVPLAAALDRLEELHAMGVAAELLGEPAASQGEAQARANGRNSSSLEWVTD
- a CDS encoding inositol monophosphatase family protein translates to MADPTENLDVAERLSDRAAREAGLPEAEILRLVNIARQAAELGGEQLSRHFGRLIQVREKGVAGDLVTEADHAAEAAVLAFLQAETPEFGILAEESGRRPKDSPFEWCIDPLDGTTNYAHGFPFFGTSIGLTWGGLPLLGALAVPAMAELFWAAPGLGSWCNDQRLAVSDCHQLGDALLATGFAYDRRSRLDNNYAEFAYFTHRSHGVRRAGAAAVDLAFVAAGRMDGYWERGLSPWDLAAGVVLVEQAGGVVSSYSGSEMRLAEGRLIACGRLLQPKIVAGLAACKPLQGSSYGAAELDS
- a CDS encoding 2Fe-2S iron-sulfur cluster-binding protein, which gives rise to MKPYHPITIHWRQTGRVISHDVADGEYILRSFENQGDPLPFSCRNGCCTACAVRVLEGEIDSREALGLSRDLRAKGYGLLCVARATGPLVVETQDEDEVYELQFGQFFGRGPVRPGLPLDEE
- the pstB gene encoding phosphate ABC transporter ATP-binding protein PstB, which encodes MTTSSKLDSNPSKSVCMALENVSISYGKFEAVKGVYMDIPYGEVTAFIGPSGCGKSTVLRGLNRMNDLIPGCTLKGRVIFDGNDLYDPRVDPVEVRRRIGMVFQKPNPFPKTIYENIAFGARINGYKGDMDELVERSLRKAAVWDECKDKLKESGLALSGGQQQRLCIARAIATEPEVILMDEPCSALDPISTLKIEETMHELKRSYTIIIVTHNMQQAVRVSDNTAFFNAEVVEGGSGKVGYLVEYAPTERIFNAPAQKSTQDYVSGRFG
- the pstA gene encoding phosphate ABC transporter permease PstA, translating into MTSSTNISYANSDLFDRRSLFFDPNLKRNRLNELLTAIAATFAAIAVLPLFLVLGYVLVKGGSMIRPSLFLELPPELGLTGGGIGNAILGTLIVSAIATCIALPVGIGGGIFLSEYSRGGWFANFIRFGNDVLAGVPSIIAGVFIYGLVVVTKLFFDQSFSAMAGGIALSVLMLPTIIKTTDEGLRLVPQELRWGAYGVGASKFVTITRITLPAAFTPIATGVVLAVARAAGETAPLIFTTLFSPYWPDGIFNPIATMSVLIYNFAIMPYEYQNALAWAASFVLVVMILGANLLSRWISKMAKT
- the pstC gene encoding phosphate ABC transporter permease subunit PstC; the protein is MKPDFSNDVNAEAFTLRRRPPSEKLVDIGFSQLSLALASGVALVLLGIFLTVFGQAREAIAQFGLNFLTTSDWDPVNDRYGALVAIYGTLVSSLLALVIAVPLGVGTAIFITEDLVPTRIREAIGLMVELLAALPSVVLGLWAIFVMEPAIRPVLNMLHNVLGWSPLFSTVPQGPGMAPAILILVVMVLPIITAISRDALNQVPIELRQGAYGIGSTRWGAIFNVILPAAISAIIGGVMLSLGRAMGETMAVTMIIGNSLSFNISLLAPGNTIASMLANQFGEADGIQVSALMYAALILMLLTFVVNVAAQWIVRRLSLRY
- the dnaK gene encoding molecular chaperone DnaK, yielding MGRIVGIDLGTTNSVVAVLEGGRPQVIASAEGGRTTPSVVGFSRDQELLVGQLARRQLVLNPRNTFANLKRYVGRQWDELEDSSLGVPYTVRANDQGNVRVVCPITEREYAPEELVASILRKLVDDASTYLGEPVEAAVITVPAYFNDAQRQATRDAGRLAGLEVERILNEPTAAALAYGFDRSSVKRVLVFDLGGGTFDVSVMRIAQGVFDVKATSGDTQLGGNDWDRRIVDWLADAFQKEHTIDLRRDRQALQRLTEAAEKAKQELSGVQSTPISLPFIGTGPDGPLHIETSLERRTFEGLCPDLLDRLLRPVQRALRDSGFAAEDIDDVVLVGGGSRMPMVQDMVRTLIPLEPCQSVNPDEVVAIGAAVQAGILTGELRDLMLNDVTPLSLGLETIGGVMKVLIPRNTPIPVRKSDLFSTSEANQNSVEVHVLQGERQMRDGNKSLGRFRLSGIPPAPRGVPQVQVSFDIDANGLLQVSATDRTTGRQQSVTIQGGSNLSEEEIAQLLAEAELKASEDRRKRREIDRQNRAQTLIAQAERRLRDASLELGPYGAERQQRAVELAVREVQDLLAVTAGRATGGDEAAVADLELAVSQLQEALFGLNRKLLNERRSEQGPLQGLKNTLGSLKDELFSDDDFDDWNRDDWNRDSWNRDGLSRGASDPWSRPPSRPERYEQDRYQQDRFQPDRYQERSYPEKRFERQQPRREADPWGDG
- a CDS encoding DnaJ C-terminal domain-containing protein, whose product is MVQQVPATEDYWSVLGLRPGSDGSSLKRAFRNQARRWHPDLNGNDPRAEEQFKLVNEAYAVLSDPARRDAWEAGLNFDEAGPEGGGDPFARGFPDFDDYLDQLFGERRRRTREPEQQVYPVDPPGEVSASPPPPPPVQATTDLETLVELSPEQALQGASLEIELQDGTAVEVKTPAMAGDGWRLRLAGVTPGGGDHFLHLRVCTPDGLRVDGLRVLLSLDLSPAEAALGCAVVVPTLRGPVKLTVPAGSSSGRLLRLRGRGMEWGGQRGDQLVEVRIVVPEELGEAEAALYQRLGQLARGPEHRQ
- a CDS encoding DUF3110 domain-containing protein; its protein translation is MAVFVLLFDAGSDQEGIHSLELNGRTVVLLFEERDDADRYAGLLEAQDFPVPTVEPLDREEMELFCSEAGYEARLVTKGFLPETAEDRLLIAPPERNMDVAKWQEENQLQETNQAQELDRQGEQDSELEAFRRKLEGLL